From one Australozyma saopauloensis chromosome 4, complete sequence genomic stretch:
- a CDS encoding DNA-directed RNA polymerase II subunit RPB2, with product MSQPQHDDPYLYDDDAGSITPEDCWTVILAFFHEKGLVSQQLDSFDEFIESTIQELVWEDLHLILDQPAQHTSEDQYENKRFEITFGKIYISKPTQTEGDGTTHPMFPQEARLRNLTYSSPLYVDMTKKKFVSDDRVRKGNELEWIEQRVDGEDAQTKVFLGKVPIMLRSKFCMLRDLGEHEFYELKECPYDMGGYFVINGSEKVLIAQERSAANIVQVFKKAAPSPISHVAEIRSALEKGSRLISSMQIKLYGRDEKGSLGRTLKATLPYIKEDIPIVIVFRALGVVPDGDILEHICYDANDWQMLEMLKPCVEEGFVIQDREVALDFIGRRGVLGIRREKRIQYAKDILQKELLPNITQEAGFESRKAFFLGYMVNRLLLCALERKEPDDRDHFGKKRLDLAGPLLASLFRILFKKLTRDIYNYMQKCVENDKEFNLTLAVKSQTITDGLRYSLATGNWGEQRKAMSARAGVSQVLNRYTYSSTLSHLRRTNTPIGRDGKIAKPRQLHNTHWGLVCPAETPEGQACGLVKNLSLMTCISVGTASEPILYFLEEWGMESLEDYVPSNSPDCTRVFVNGVWVGTHREPAQLVDTMRRLRRKGDISPEVSIIRDIREKEFKIFTDAGRVYRPLFIVDDDPESETKGDLMLQKEHVHKLLNSEYDEYNDDDENEGHYNWSSLVNDGVVEYVDAEEEETIMIAMTPEDLEASKTVMTESQIAELHEEELDPAKRIKPTFSSATHTFTHCEIHPSMILGVAASIIPFPDHNQSPRNTYQSAMGKQAMGVFLTNYAVRMDTMANILYYPQKPLATTRAMEHLKFRELPAGQNAVVAISCYSGYNQEDSMIMNQSSIDRGLFRSLFFRSYSDLEKRQGMKALETFEKPTRSDTLRLKHGTYEKLDEDGLIAPGVRVSGEDIIIGKTTPIPPDTEELGQRTQYHTKRDASTPLRSTESGIVDQVLLTTNGDGAKFVKVRMRTTKVPQIGDKFASRHGQKGTIGVTYRHEDMPFSAQGIVPDLIINPHAIPSRMTVAHLIECLLSKVSSLSGLEGDASPFTDVTAEAVSKLLREHGYQSRGFEVMYNGHTGKKLMAQVFFGPTYYQRLRHMVDDKIHARARGPVQVLTRQPVEGRSRDGGLRFGEMERDCMIAHGAAGFLKERLMEASDAFRVHVCGICGLMSVIANLKKNQFECRSCKNKTNIYQIHIPYAAKLLFQELMAMNISPRLYTERSGISVRV from the coding sequence ATGTCCCAGCCCCAGCATGACGACCCCTACCTGTACGACGACGATGCAGGCAGCATCACGCCCGAGGACTGCTGGACCGTCATCCTGGCGTTTTTCCACGAGAAAGGGTTGGTGTCCCAACAGCTCGACTCCTTCGACGAGTTCATCGAGTCGACCATCCAGGAACTCGTGTGGGAGGACCTGCACTTGATCTTGGACCAGCCGGCCCAGCACACCTCCGAGGACCAGTACGAGAACAAGCGGTTTGAGATCACCTTTGGTAAGATCTACATCTCCAAGCCCACCCAGACAGAGGGCGATGGTACCACGCACCCGATGTTCCCGCAGGAGGCCCGCTTGAGAAACTTGACCTATTCGTCGCCCTTGTATGTAGATatgaccaagaagaagtttgtcTCCGATGACCGTGTTCGGAAGGGCAACGAGTTGGAGTGGATCGAGCAGCGTGTAGACGGCGAGGATGCCCAGACAAAGGTGTTTTTGGGTAAAGTGCCCATCATGTTGCGCTCGAAATTCTGTATGTTGCGTGATCTCGGCGAGCACGAGTTCTacgagttgaaggagtGTCCCTACGATATGGGTGGCTACTTTGTCATCAACGGTTCCGAGAAGGTCCTTATTGCGCAGGAACGTTCGGCCGCCAACATCGTGCAagtcttcaagaaggctgcGCCATCGCCCATCTCTCACGTGGCAGAGATCCGTTCTGCGTTGGAGAAGGGCTCGCGGTTGATCTCCTCGATGCAGATCAAACTTTACGGCCGTGACGAGAAGGGCTCCCTGGGAAGAACTTTGAAAGCCACTCTCCCGTACATCAAAGAAGATATTCCGATCGTCATCGTGTTCAGAGCTCTCGGTGTAGTCCCCGATGGTGATATTTTGGAGCACATCTGTTACGACGCCAACGATTGGCAAATGCTTGAAATGCTCAAGCCCTGTGTGGAAGAGGGTTTCGTGATTCAGGACCGTGAAGTTGCCCTTGATTTCATCGGTAGAAGAGGTGTCTTGGGTATcagaagagaaaaacgTATCCAATACGCTAAGGATATCTTGCAGAAAGAATTATTGCCAAACATCACACAAGAAGCCGGTTTCGAGTCGCGtaaagccttcttcttgggtTACATGGTCAACAGATTGTTGCTTTGTGCCTTAGAACGTAAAGAGCCCGATGACAGAGATCATTTCGGAAAGAAGCGTTTGGACTTGGCTGGTCCCTTGTTGGCTTCCTTGTTCCGtattcttttcaagaaattgacccGTGACATCTACAACTACATGCAAAAGTGTGTGGAGAATGACAAAGAGTTCAATCTTACCCTTGCGGTCAAGTCTCAAACTATCACTGATGGTTTGAGATATTCCTTGGCTACCGGTAACTGGGGTGAACAACGTAAGGCAATGAGTGCTCGTGCCGGTGTCTCCCAAGTGTTGAACAGATACACTTACTCTTCTACTTTATCTCACTTGCGTCGTACTAACACTCCTATTGGTCGTGATGGTAAGATCGCCAAGCCTAGACAATTACACAACACGCACTGGGGGCTTGTGTGTCCTGCCGAGACCCCAGAAGGTCAGGCGTGTGGTTTGGTGAAGAACTTATCGCTCATGACCTGTATATCCGTCGGTACCGCTTCCGAGCCTATCCTATATTTCTTGGAGGAATGGGGTATGGAATCATTGGAAGACTACGTCCCATCTAACTCCCCTGACTGCACAAGAGTCTTTGTTAACGGTGTGTGGGTTGGAACTCATCGTGAACCTGCTCAATTGGTTGACACAATGCGCCGTTTGCGTAGAAAGGGTGACATTTCTCCAGAGGTTTCCATCATCAGAGACATCCGTGAGAAGGAATTCAAGATTTTCACTGACGCTGGCCGTGTGTACCGTCCATTGTTTATCGTCGACGACGATCCCGAGTCGGAGACTAAGGGCGATTTGATGTTGCAGAAGGAGCATGTTCAcaaattgttgaactcCGAATACGATGAATACAACGACGATGACGAGAACGAGGGTCACTACAACTGGTCTTCTTTGGTTAACGACGGTGTTGTGGAATACGTTGATGCAGAGGAGGAGGAGACAATTATGATCGCCATGACACCAGAGGACTTGGAGGCTTCCAAGACTGTCATGACTGAATCTCAAATCGCAGAATTGCACGAAGAGGAGCTTGACCCAGCTAAAAGAATTAAGCCAACATTCTCTTCTGCTACACACACATTCACTCATTGTGAGATCCATCCATCTATGATTCTTGGTGTGGCTGCTTCCATCATTCCTTTCCCAGATCACAACCAGTCGCCACGTAACACTTATCAATCTGCTATGGGTAAGCAAGCTATGGGTGTGTTCTTGACAAACTATGCTGTGAGAATGGACACAATGGCCAACATTTTGTACTATCCTCAAAAGCCATTGGCCACCACTCGTGCGATGGAACACTTGAAGTTCAGAGAATTGCCGGCTGGTCAAAATGCCGTTGTCGCTATTTCCTGTTACTCGGGTTACAACCAAGAAGATTCTATGATTATGAATCAATCCTCCATTGATCGTGGTTTGTTCCGTTCTTTGTTCTTCCGTTCTTATTCTgatttggagaagagaCAAGGAATGAAAGCTCTtgaaacttttgaaaaGCCAACACGTTCGGATACCTTGCGTTTGAAGCATGGTACTTACGAAAAGTTGGACGAAGACGGTTTGATCGCACCTGGTGTCAGAGTAAGTGGAGAAGATATCATTATCGGTAAAACCACCCCAATTCCACCAGACACCGAGGAATTGGGACAACGTACTCAATACCACACAAAGCGTGATGCCTCGACGCCATTGCGTAGTACAGAATCTGGTattgttgaccaagttcTTTTGACAACCAATGGTGATGGAGCCAAGTTCGTCAAGGTCAGAATGAGAACTACCAAAGTGCCACAAATCGGTGATAAATTCGCCTCTAGACACGGTCAAAAGGGTACTATTGGTGTCACATACCGTCATGAGGACATGCCTTTCAGTGCACAGGGTATTGTTCCCGACTTAATTATTAACCCCCATGCTATTCCATCGAGAATGACGGTCGCGCATTTGATTGAGTGTTTGTTGTCGAAGGTCTCATCTTTGTCTGGTTTGGAGGGTGATGCCTCTCCTTTCACAGATGTCACTGCTGAGGCTGTTTCCAAGTTGTTACGTGAGCACGGCTACCAATCGCGTGGTTTTGAAGTTATGTACAACGGTCATACCGGTAAGAAGTTGATGGCGCAAGTCTTCTTTGGTCCAACATACTACCAGAGATTGAGACACATGGTCGATGACAAGATTCACGCCAGAGCTAGAGGTCCAGTGCAAGTGTTGACCAGACAACCAGTCGAGGGTAGATCCAGAGATGGTGGTTTGCGTTTCGGAGAGATGGAGAGAGATTGTATGATTGCGCACGGTGCAGCTGGATTCTTGAAGGAGCGTTTGATGGAGGCATCGGATGCCTTCAGAGTGCACGTGTGTGGTATTTGTGGATTGATGTCGGTTATCgccaacttgaagaagaaccaattcGAGTGTCGGTCGTGTAAGAACAAAACCAACATCTACCAAATTCACATTCCGTATGCTGCCAAGTTGTTGTTCCAGGAGTTGATGGCCATGAACATTTCGCCACGTTTGTACACCGAGCGTTCTGGAATCAGCGTTCGTGTCTAG